DNA from Candidatus Omnitrophota bacterium:
GCCGAGGCTTTGGGATTCATGAGGGGCATGGCCAGACTCAGGTGAGCATCCAGAGCCTCGCGCGCAAGAAAGAGGTGGAGGATCTCAGTCGTGCCTTCAATGATGCGGTTGATGCGCGTGTCGCGCAGGATGCGTTCCACCGGGTAGCACTTCTCCCCGCGTCCTTTGAGGGACTTGGCGGTTTCATAACCGCGGCCGCCCCGGAGTTGCATGCAGTCATCGGCAATACGCCAGGAGGTTTCCGTGCAAAACAGCTTGGCCATTCCCGCTTCCAGACGGATATCGGCCTGGCCTTCATCCACCATGGCCGAGGTCCACCAAGTCACGGCATCCATGGCAAAACAATCGGCAGCCATACGCGCCAGAGTCACGCCTACATTCTCGTGCCGGCCCACAGCGCTGCCCCACTGGAAGCGCTCCCCGCACCACTCGCGGCTAATGCGCAAACACATCTTACCGATGCCCACACAGGCGGCAGGCACCGTGAGGCGGCCGATATTGAGAGTGGTGAGGGCGAGCTTCAGCCCCTTACCCTCTTCCCAGATCATGTTCTCGGCAGGGACCTTCACATCCTTGAAACGCAACACGCCGTTCGAAATTCCGCGAATCCCCATAAACTCGCAACGGTGCGCGGTCTCAAAACCGGGCATCCCCTTTTCCACAATAAAAGCCGTGATTTGCTTTTTCTCGCGGCCGTTCACGATTTTCGGCGGGGTCTGGGCCATCACAACAAGGATGTCCGCATCCGGGCCATTGGTACACCATAGCTTTTCACCGTTGATGAGGTAGTACTTGCCGTCTTCGACCGGGACCGCCGTGGTCTTCATTTGGGCGGGATCTGAGCCCACATCCACTTCCGTGAGCGCAAAAGCCGAGACAGCTCCTTGGCTGAAACGGGGCAGAAATTTCTTCTTCTGCTCGTCTGTTCCAAAAAGTTTGAGGGGTTGAGGCACACCGATGGATTGATGCGCTGAAAGCCAAACGGAGGTGGAGCCGCAATAGGTGGCAACCGCGCTAATGGCCCGGTTGTAATTGACTTGGGAGAGGCCGAGCCCGCCGTACTCCTTGCTGATCTTCATTCCAAAGCAGCCCAGCGCTGCAAGGCCCTTCACGTTTTCAGCGGGCAAATGTCCGGTGCGGTCGACTTCGTCGGCGTCCAGATTTTCCTTCAGATATTTTTCAAGGCGGGCAATGAATTCGTCGCCCTCGCGCTTATCCTCCAGGGATTGCTCTGGATAGGGAAACATCATGTCCCAACGCGGCTGCCCTAAAAACAAGTCGGCCACAAAACTCGGAGATTCCCATTCCTCTTGGCGCGCGTCTTCGGCCACTTCCATGGCCTGACGCTTGCCCTCTTCCATGCCCCCATGGATGATCGAGCCCACAATACACCTCCCCCTTTGGAACTGGCGCTAAGAATAATCCGGAAAACTTGCCTTTCATTATAGCGGTGTCAGGCACCGGTGTCAGGCACCGGTGTCAGGCACTGGTGCCAGGCACCGGTGCCTGGCACCGTGCCTTAAGCAATGTCCGGAGTTTTTCGAGGGGCAAACCCACCACATTGGAGTAAGAACCCACGATGCTTTCGGCGATATCGCCTTCTTGAATGGCATAAGCCCCGGCTTTGTCGAGCACATGGACTTGCTTCACGTAGTGGTCGATGAACGCGGGTGTGAGGCGGTGAAACTTCACGCGGGTGCGCTCATAATCCATTAGCA
Protein-coding regions in this window:
- a CDS encoding acyl-CoA dehydrogenase family protein, with the translated sequence MEEGKRQAMEVAEDARQEEWESPSFVADLFLGQPRWDMMFPYPEQSLEDKREGDEFIARLEKYLKENLDADEVDRTGHLPAENVKGLAALGCFGMKISKEYGGLGLSQVNYNRAISAVATYCGSTSVWLSAHQSIGVPQPLKLFGTDEQKKKFLPRFSQGAVSAFALTEVDVGSDPAQMKTTAVPVEDGKYYLINGEKLWCTNGPDADILVVMAQTPPKIVNGREKKQITAFIVEKGMPGFETAHRCEFMGIRGISNGVLRFKDVKVPAENMIWEEGKGLKLALTTLNIGRLTVPAACVGIGKMCLRISREWCGERFQWGSAVGRHENVGVTLARMAADCFAMDAVTWWTSAMVDEGQADIRLEAGMAKLFCTETSWRIADDCMQLRGGRGYETAKSLKGRGEKCYPVERILRDTRINRIIEGTTEILHLFLAREALDAHLSLAMPLMNPKASAKEKASAFKKAAAFYANWYPRRWLNWTFWPKHQKQGSLLGHHLRYVERTSHRLARALFHNCMVYQAKLEKRQRILFRLMDVGTELFAMASTIALAKSRIDKREHAKEALKLADLFCRDSRRRVERLFEDHWDNSDSQARKIADGILDDEYKWLEAGIIDQQF